From the Pithys albifrons albifrons isolate INPA30051 chromosome 27, PitAlb_v1, whole genome shotgun sequence genome, the window TGATGATAAACTGATGCCATGCAGGTTCTGGGAAGGATTTCTGTCCTGTCCTTCTGGAATAAATCCCTGGTgagggtcagccttgcagatCAGCTGCTCAGGTCTCTGCAGTGAGGATACTGGCAGGACCAGCTCCAAGGTGATATCGCCAATATCCTGGATCAGTTAAACCTGTTGAGTGTCTCCAGCTGTTGACCTGCTGCAGGATGGAAACAGGGAATGGAACATGGCCTGGAGGAatgccattatttttcttttcccagctctTAAAAGGGAAGAGGGATTGTACTCTTGCCTGTCTTCAGAGAGAAACTATAAAGCAGCTTGCAGTAGTCAAAAGTCCAAACTTTCTGTGAACCTTCAGCTGTCAGAGCAGCTGGATTTTCCAGGAGAGGTGCAGTTTTCTTGGGATGTGGTAGCTTGTGGCCCAGGCCCAGGGCTgactcctttccctttcctcctccagcactCAATGATTTACTTCTTCCACCACTACGAGCTGCCGGCCATCCTGCAGCAGATCCGGAtccaggagatgctgctgcagaacCAGCAGGTTGGGCAGGGCACCCAGACCACGCTGCAGGACAACCTTAACAACAACACCACAGCTGCCCCTGTCGAGACAGGGGGTCGCCGAGCACCCCTGGCCACCGGGCCCCCCGGGGAGGGcagtggctctgctgccctgacCCCTGGCGAGGCCTCCAGCGTCatcgccgccgctgccgcctcCGTGGGCAGCGACCTGAACTGGGTGGCTGAGACAGCCGCTATCGTGACAGAGGCCTCATTCCTGTCTGACTTGAGCACAACCCTCCTGGAGCCCACCATGGTGCATGAAGCTGTGGCCAACGGAACCCCTCAGGAGGCGGCTGCGACCTCTGGTTTGGTTGCCCGCATCAGGGTCAGCAGCGACCACCCGGAGACAGCCGTGGGCTCCATCACCATTGAGGTCACCTCAACGTCCATGGTGGCTGCAGCAGATGCTCACCCTGCCACAGGGGCTGCACCCCTCGTCCCGCTGCAGGACGGAGGGGCCTCTGTTCCCAGCCACCCCCTTCCCAAGCAGACTGAGGCTCTTGAGGGCTCAGACAGCCGAGCAAAACCCGGTGGCAAGAACtgcatgggcagcagcagcGTGGCAGAGCCCCCGCCGGCCTTGGCTGGGGACAGTGACCAGGACAGAGGTTTGGAGGACTGGGGGGAGAgaagcccctgcccagcaccagcagagAGAACACCCAGCTCGGAGTCAGGCTCCAGGAGCCTGTCTTGAGCCTCGTTCCTATCGCTCTGGACTGCTGGGAAAGGCATTTGGATTTCGTTTGTTACTATTTCTCACTTCACCATCATCCTTAACCCATGGATCCCTCTGAGCggagccagagcagctgggacagagcagggctgtggtgacctcccttccctgggaaaggcatggggggctgtgggaaggaTAAGGGGTTTGGTCCCCTGGCTcacacagctcctctgaggCCACAGGTGAGCCAGCcacctgctcctgtcccatgtcAGCTTGTGCCCCAGCTTTTCCATGCCCCCCAAGCCCTTAGCTTCACCCCTGCAGCCGTGTTTGCAGTCCAGGTGCTGATCCTCCTTGGAAGCTGACCTGGGACAGGCCACAGCACGTGGCAGCTCTGTAGTTAGAGTAGGAGCTGATAAAACAGGCAGTGTGTCTAGCCCCTTTGGGAGAGCCACAGAGAGGAGAATCCTGGTCACCTTTCTTGCTCCTGAGCGGAGGAGGAGCTGAGACCTTCACCAGGTGTGAGGTCTGCGCACGGCTGGGCAACAACCAAAGCAGAAGCTGCAATTCAGTCCCATTTTTCCTGTCCTTGAACTTCCCTCGGTGGGTGGATTGAGGTGTGGAAGTTGCCATGTCCCCGTGGGAGCTGCCATCTCAGGAGCCATGAGTGATGCctggagggagctgtgctgcagtgtgggTGTCTGTGGAGAGATACAGGATGAGGGCAACAGCTCtggcctgcacagctctgctctgggggaggcagctgctttccagtgcCTTGTCCTTCCTGTGGAATGTTTCTGCATTTAGAATCAGCCCCATCCCAGATGAGAGAGCAGCTTCTCGCCTCTGGACTGTTGCATGAGCTGTTTTAGCAAAGAACCAAAACACTAAAGCCAAGACATTTCAGCCGATTTTCCCATTTCCCTGGCAGTGGAGGTGAGGCTGGCAGGgcccaacccctctgccatggagctgagctgtgggggCTGCACCAGAACCTCTGGGAAGGGGTTGGACCCAGCCGGGATGTGCTGGAAGGAGGGTTTGTGAAGGGCGGAGGAAAATGAGGCAGGATGAGACTCTGGGAGAACCatggtgggagcaggaggtgacATGTGGGCACTTGGCTCTTGGGGACAGCTGGGTCCCTATACAGGTGTCCCCAAGTTCAGCGTTGTTCCCCTATGGCAAAGCAGCATCTTCAGTCTCCCTCGGAGGGCTCAGTGCATTTCAGTGTTTCCCTGTCAGCACAGGGGGATTCAGAGCCCCCAACTTCacccctctgcctctgccacccAGCCCCaactttgtttttcccttttgcctGGAgcagccctcctgctgctctggggctgggggaaCCCTTCTGTGACCAGCTGGTCcaatcctgctgctgccagcactccTGGGAAGGGCCTTGTGGCCAACTGGCCTCAGCCTCACCTCTGGAGCACTGGGAATGACTGTGGGCTTTTCAGAGgagtgggtgggtgggagggaaaaggggggacACCAAACCAAAAGATTTGATGAATGAAAAGTAGAGTTCATTCTATTTAATTAATGTACAAAATGTGTTtgtatataataataaatattatctctaacagctcctgcagctctgccccatgTCCTGCACCATGTCCTGGGCTCCCACTGGAATGTGGTGTTTTGGGGTCCTGGGGGAAGGGGATGCAGCGAGGTGAGTGCTTGATCCCAGGGGAGCCCCCTGCCATTCTGGGAtgtcactgtgtgggggtgtcACTGTCCGTGTCCCCATGCAGCACAGAGGGGTGGTGGCAGTCCAGGGGGCCAAgcaccagccctgtccccccagtgctcagcagtgctggggaaggccTGCAGGGCTCTGAGTCCTTCCACAGCCACCTGCTGTGGAATGGGGAGTTATTCCATGTCCTCGGGAGCGAGGGGAGCACTGAGCCTGTCTTGCTCCCTGTGTGGCATCTCCATCCCTCACCTTCTGCCTGATGGAGACTCCTGTTCTGCCTTGCGGTGGCTCTGGGATCAGCCCAACTTGGCTGTCCTGGAGCTGCGTCTCCAGAGGGAGATTTGAGTCCTGGCCTGTCCTGCTCTCAGATCCATGTGGGACCCTTCTGTTCCTCCTCCTAATTGCTGCTGTCCTGTGGcgaggctgagctggggctgtggaggagggaggggaagggttACCCCTGGACCAGACTTGGCTGCATTCAGGATGCAGCTGGAAGACGAAAAGCAGACTTCATCTTCCTTTGTCATCTTTATTTACATGGTATAAAAacactggggctgtggggctgagctttgtctgggcactgcaggggccTCTCATCCCACCTCAACCCCCCAGAAAAGAATCCTCTGGTCCTTCAAACCCCCACAGCCACCAGGaaacagggaaggaagaaatgaaggaCCCCAAAGCTAAGAGCTAAGCCCCAGGACATCCCCCCACCTCCCTTTTTCCTCTATCCCTCCTCTCTAGTCCTGCTCCAAGCTGACAGAGTGGGTGCCCCGCCCACTTTTGGGGGGTTCCTGCCCCCCACCTCACCTCTCTTCCTGGGGTTCTTCAGGggccagcagggcaggcagtgtcCGGCCACCCTTCGTCGTGCCCAGCACGGCCACCAGCTCGCTCTTCCTCAGCAGCGCCGTGCGCAGCTGGTCCCGCATCTCCTGGATCTTCTCCTCCAGTTCCCGAAGCTCGCTCTCACTGGCTGCCCTGTCCGGTGGCTGCGGCGCCTGCCCATTCCCGGGGTGCCACGGGGACCCCTCACCCTCAGGGGGAGCTTTGTCCAGCTGGAAGCGCACCCGCCGTGCCTCCTTCCGCAGGGCactccagggctgtgctgctgctggtgccgGCCTAGGCCGGGGCTCGCCCCTGTGtgtggggaaggaagaagggctgagctgggatcTGGCAGCTGCAGGGTCCCTCAGCAGCCCCCTGGTATGGTGGGTTTTcctcagggaggaggaggagaaggagagtaAGGCAAGCTCTCGACCCTGGCTGTGTACCTCTGCTCCAAATTCAGCTGCTGGCTCTTCCGCTCCTCCATGCCCATGTTCAGAGCCCGATGGATTTTCTGTGGGCAACAAGGGAAGAGTGAGATGTGGGGTGATGTTTTGGGGTTAACTGAGGGGGTGATGGTCCAGGGGTTGGAGGAAGGCAGAGGTGATGCAAGTTAAAAGCGAGCAGCCACATGGGGCCAGGGGTCTTTGGGCCACTTGGTGAGCCCCTTCCCACTGGCCCCACCTGGCTTGTGTGCAGCCAGTAGTTGAACTTCTTCTTGCGCCGGATGCGGGGCAGGACGAGGCGGTAGAAGACGTGCTCGCCCAGCGAGGTGAGCAGCGATCCACTCAGCCCAATGCACAGCAGCACGAACAACCCCGAGAAGTGGTAGATGCCCATCTGCAGGGTCTGTGGGGAGCAGGGTGTGTGGGCTGGGCGGGGGGGGGGTGTCAGaacccagagcccccccagccaAGGGCTGGCCGCCGCACCTCAGTGACAGCGAAGACGCGCTTCCCACAGGGCACCATCTTGTACCATTTGTCGTGCAAGAGGTCGATGAACCCCGAGGATTTGTAGCGGCTGATGAACTCAGACACGTTGGAGGTCAGTGGTGAGTTCTGTGGGAGGCCGATGCCGTAACCTGGCCccagggagggggaagagacCAGCAGTGCTAGGACGGCGGtacagctcccagtgccccccacgAAGGGGGCACCTTCCCACCCTGTGTGGTCATGGCAGGGCACAACTCCAGCCAGAGCACACGTgtgtacacacatgcacacgcacacgcacacacacaggacCACCCTCCCCACCACAGCCCCCCAACCTTCGATGGCAAAGGGTTTGCCCACGGTGAGCAGTTTGCAGTCAGAGTCGATGGAGACCTCATAGTCCAGCAGCGACTTGTCCATGATGAAGGCATTGAGTTTGGGGGGCTCCgtcctgcagcaccacaggggGAAGCTCAGGCAGGGACTGCCCCCGCCTTTCCCAGAGTCCTCCCCCCGACCTATTGCCCCTCCCAGGGGCGGAAGGGCTTGTGTGTgcgtggggggggggggtaacACAGGCTGTAGGAAGGGGGGCAAaagctgccctgggagcggtAAACAGTGGGAGTGACCCCGccgtgccctccctgctcctcacttGAGCATGGTAACGCCGTCGGGGGTGGTGGGGGCGTTGTAGCGCCGCATGTACTCGTGCATCTCAGGGAAGCTCTTCTTGATGTACTCCTCGGCACTGCTTTCCCACACGGTGCCGAAGCGGAAGCCACGCGAGGGGTGATGCAGCTGGAAGGAGGCACCAGAGCATCAGCACCCCTGACCCGGGGACATGTTCCCACTCTCTGGGGGTGTATCCCAAGCTCTGAGCTCCAGGTAGGGGGATCTGAGCAGGCTGTGGAGGTGCACCAGCTTTTGGTGGGATGTCTTGCAAAGAGCCCTCCCAGGATCAGCCTCAGCACAAACCCAGCCCGCTCCCCCCTGTCCTGGAGCTGAGGCCAGGATTAAATGCAAGGGTAGGGAGATCACAAAGCTGTATGGGGGTCTCAAAGACACCCCACCCCAATCTTGGAAGGGGTCATGCTGCAGAACTGGGGCTGGAGAGGCCTTTCACATTCATCCTAGCAGGGAAGGTGCAGAAGGAAGCACATGACTCCCCTCGCCCCTTTCCCAGGACCTCAGTCCTCTCTTAGCCCATCCAAAGCACCCAAACACTTGCCCACCTTCGGGTCATGGATGCCTGAGAGCTCCTCGAAGGTTTTGTCCCCCACCATGACGGCTGCCAGGTTGGCAGTGTAGCTGGAGAGCACCAGGAGGCAGAAGATGGCCCAGAGGTTCATGAGGAAGCGGCCAGTGCAGCACTTGGGTGTCTTGCTGGAGACAGTGCGCCCAAAGAGGATGGCATAGCACAGGTTGAGGGCTGAGGAGTAGGAGAAGATCTTCATGCGGTTGCGGCCGTGGGGGGTCATGCCATAGGGGCTCTTCCACTCGTAGAGGGTGAGGAAAAGTGCTGTCATGTGCAGAGCCACAAAGATGCCCACCCACATGGTCCAGTGCAGGGGCCACATGAAGGCCCCGATGGGTGACGCTGTGTCCTTGGTCCTCACCAGGATGCCCAGGCTGGTGGAGAAGAAGGGGCTGGTGAAGTCGATGACTTTGCTCCGTGCCGAGTTGATGCTGAAGGAGGTGACGGCCATGTGGGCTGTGCCACTGAGCAGATCCCCCACCAGTCCTGTCCAGCGCCCGTTCTTCCAGGCCCCGTATTTCCCATCGCCCACAATGTAGAGCTCAAAGTCAAAGGCCATGTCCTCagccagcttctccaggaggTCAATGCAGTACCCATAGCAGCACTTCTTGTACGCCCGTGGCACGGAGCCATTGCCAGAGCTGAGCTCCTCAAAAAGGGTGTCCAGCACAGCCGAGTCGTTGGTGCCAGGgtccaggcagagctgtccaGCTGGGCAGTTCCCATCCTCATCCACCTCCCTGGTGAAGACAAAGGGGTGCTCCACCAGCGTCACCACCCGCAGCCGTGCGCGGG encodes:
- the GRIN3B gene encoding glutamate receptor ionotropic, NMDA 3B, whose protein sequence is MEGLRTLWLLAAALGAAGGHPHPCRVPGPPGPSPGPDPGPGPGPVVRLGALLPPAPARARLRAALVRAAGTGPGGDPEGAVLPHNLSLEVVGGGPAARDPSSLARWLCGALAGRGVAAVLALPRSRRELLQLDFLAAALQVPFVSILDTRGPLPFRAQNPFHFHMDRQSSLETLVDVLVSILQASYWQETSLVLCHPWDVTGFLSLWAQRSQIFLRNILDLGYLDEPRATRYLQQHRERVRTLSSPVLVLGCDLHRARLIFQAAEELGLSPQEFHWMLGSPVSASELQTEGLPPGLLAFGEVNQPPLELLVQDTVGLVSRAIALTAHGRPDPALLQTTSNCKERHLAGGESPGLFLARFLANTSFHGQTGLVRVENMALVRPEQQFHVWSLRRDSWGDPTWVTVGTWSHGKLELEEGMWQSQRQRKSPGEAAGGTRARLRVVTLVEHPFVFTREVDEDGNCPAGQLCLDPGTNDSAVLDTLFEELSSGNGSVPRAYKKCCYGYCIDLLEKLAEDMAFDFELYIVGDGKYGAWKNGRWTGLVGDLLSGTAHMAVTSFSINSARSKVIDFTSPFFSTSLGILVRTKDTASPIGAFMWPLHWTMWVGIFVALHMTALFLTLYEWKSPYGMTPHGRNRMKIFSYSSALNLCYAILFGRTVSSKTPKCCTGRFLMNLWAIFCLLVLSSYTANLAAVMVGDKTFEELSGIHDPKLHHPSRGFRFGTVWESSAEEYIKKSFPEMHEYMRRYNAPTTPDGVTMLKTEPPKLNAFIMDKSLLDYEVSIDSDCKLLTVGKPFAIEGYGIGLPQNSPLTSNVSEFISRYKSSGFIDLLHDKWYKMVPCGKRVFAVTETLQMGIYHFSGLFVLLCIGLSGSLLTSLGEHVFYRLVLPRIRRKKKFNYWLHTSQKIHRALNMGMEERKSQQLNLEQRGEPRPRPAPAAAQPWSALRKEARRVRFQLDKAPPEGEGSPWHPGNGQAPQPPDRAASESELRELEEKIQEMRDQLRTALLRKSELVAVLGTTKGGRTLPALLAPEEPQEESPSSASPQDSSN